The Candidatus Micrarchaeia archaeon region CGCAGGTTACCGCGCACCTGGGATTTGGTGTTGCCGGTCATGGCGATGGCGGTAGCCGCGTTGCCGTCCCCGTCCGTGCCATTCGGGGTAAGCCAGCCCCCGGAGGTTCCGGTTTCCCGGTAGGCCACGGTGAAAATGACGGTGAAATTATAAGTGCCGCCGCCGGCGGTCAGACCCATAAGGCTGTTGCAGGCTATGTCGATGGAGAGTTCGTCGGCGTCCAGGTCAGAGGTGTCGATGTTTTCGACGTTTTGTTCAAGCTCAATGCTGAGGGCCTTTTCCTGGATATCCACGGCATAGAGGGTCAGAGGATCATCACCCCAGGTGATCGAGGCCGTCTGCGCCCCGTTCCCGGCTTCCGTGGTGGTGGCCGTGCCGGTGCTGTAGGTCAGGACCAGTTCGGTGACGTTGGTTGTCAGGTAGCCGGTATCGTTCGCCGCGGTGGTACAGCCGCCCAAGGTCACGGTGTCCCCGGCCTTGATGCCGTCCACCAGCCAGTTACCCTCAGTCCGGGTTAGAGTCCGGGCACTCACGTTAATGGCTATGGTTTGGTTGGATACGAGCAGGGTCAGGTTGCGGTGCTCAACCTCGATGCCTGGATAATTTTCCAGGGCGGTATCCAGGATGCGCAGATCTTCCACCTGCACCGGGGCAAAGCCCCAGATGACCAGGATGCGCAGCCATTGCTTGCCCCCGGCGCTCTCGGTATAGGTCCTGGCGCCATAGAACGGCGCCACCCGGAACTTGCCCAGGATAAAGGGTACCGGCCCCCAGAGATTCGCCTTATTCTGCGCCCCGGTGATGGACAGGGTGGGGGAGGATTGGCCGTAGTCCACCCCGGTCAAGCCGGGCATGGCGGAAAGTGCAGTGAGAGTGCCCGCGCCGCCCGGCTGGACCGGCGGGAATAGGGCGTTCAGGGCCAGGTTACCGACGACGCCGACGATGCCGCCCGCCAATGATCCCATCATTGGAGCCAAAATAGGATAAGCCGCTGGGCCGATCATCCAAGTTACCAGGGCAGCGACCGCAATCACCGCTATCGCCAGAAAGACAGTCCCGACAATCCGCCCGACCCCGCCGCCGGAGGGCACCACCCGGATAGCGATTTCTGACCCGGGCGCGGGATAGGTGTTGTCCCAGAGTTCCGGGGCCATATATTTGTCGTTTACCCAAACATGCGCCCGGCGGCGCAGGAGGGCGTCTGGCTGAACTTCTGCCAGAATTTGCGTTAGGGATAGGGCGGGAGATAAGGAAAACTCCTGATTCGCCAGCTTGAACGGGTGGGTGCAAGCCACCACGTGCAACGGCTGCGGCTCAATTATGGCGGGCAAGTTCGATATGACGGTATCTCCCGATAACCCTTGTTTTCCATAGCCCGGAATTGTAAGGGGCAACACAGGTGTCTATATCCAAATCACAGTGCAGCATGGACCCTGGTTTAATGATTAATCCCACATGGCAAGGCCAGTGGCCATGTCTGAGTAAGATCACGTCACCGGGGCGTTCCTGGCCTTCCAGAATAGGCTCCCAGGACCGGGCATGTTCCTGAAAAAGTTCCCCGGCCTCTTGGGAACTGAGGGCCGAGATATGCTCATACCCAGGTAAAGCAATCTCAAAGCAATCGCGATAAGCCTTCACCACCAGGCCCCAGCAATCCCAGCCGGTGAAATCCCGGCCCTGATCCTTGAAGGGGACGCCCGTGGGTTCAGTTGCTCGCCTGATAAAGTCAATCAATTTCATTTTTTAGCCCTTGATATTTTGGGCGAACGCTTATATTTAATGGTCAGGAGGTTTGCCATGAAATCTCTTCGTCTACTTTTTCTATGCCTTATATTGATAATGATCGGGTGTGCTTCTTTTGCTGATATTCGCCAGTCAGAACCGATCAAAACCTTGTCCATTGATGGCCAAGCCCCGCGGAATATCGCCAACTGCTCGCTTTATGAGTTAAAGACGGAAAATGGCCTATCCCCCATTTTTGTTGAAAAAGATGGTTCATGTTTCATTATGCTCAAAGGCGATCCGGATTTCGGCTATGCTTATAATTTTGGCGAACTATCATTTAAGCCTCAAGGCAAGGGGACGTTGATTGAATTACGCACATCTACGCCTGGATCTTGGGCCAAAGATCAAATTTGGAGTTCCGTAATCAAGTGCGCCGCCCCTCAAAACAGCCCCGGAAAATAGCTCGGGCAAAATGAATACCCGCACGCCGGTTCCTGGAATAACCCCTCCAGGGTCAAATCCGCCTCGATGGTCAGGGCGTTATAGGTAATCTCCCGCATCTCGAAATCCGTACAGGCCACTTCCACCAGGTCGGGGTCGGATGCCTTCACCAGTTCCAGATCGACTACCGGCGCCGTGCCCGCCGCCCCCGCCTCCCGGATCGCAGCCACCACCAGCCGGTCGATGTTGTCCATGACCAGCTTTGGCTGGGGCAGACGCTCATCCGAGTCCTCTCCCAGGGTTACCTGTAAGGGGCAGGCCAGGAAAATATGGCCACGGCTCACGACGTTGGCCCCGGAGGTGTTCAGGTAGATCGGGTTTGGCAGGCTGGCTTCCCGGATGGTCACCAGGACAATAAAGGCCTCGGCGGTCTCCTGGGCGTTTACTGCGGCGATAAAGGCAAGGGATACGTCCCGGCTCATGGCAGTTGCTCCATGGTCATGGCTACCCGGAAGACCCCGGCGCCCAAGTGCTCATAGTCCACCAATTTATCTTCCGACTTCGGAACCAGCCTCACGGTGATAGTGGTGCCCCATTTGCGGGGGTGTGGCCAGACAAAAGACAGGGCCCCGTCGCTAATATCGTTCTCCAAAAAGTCTTCCCAGATAGCCATTTCATCTGGAGGAAACTCATACTCGACTTCAAACGGCCTGACCCCTGCGGTAAACCGTTTCCTGCTCTTGGCCGGACCCGCGTCCATTTTTGACCTAATAAGGAGGTTCGGCGGAGACTCCGTTAGGGTGTCGCTATTCGGTTCAGCCGGTAAGGTTGCGGGCCAGGTTGGCAAGGTGTTACCTCTTTGTGGCGCCGCCGCCACGGTTGATCGCTTTGTAAAGTGCGCCGCGGCGGTTGTAGGCTTTGGCGGCCATCTGGTCCACGGTCACGATGACATCGCCGTTCGGTTGCGTCTCGGCACCGGCCTGGGTATTGGGGGCGTTATTGTTCACGATGACATTCGTCGGGGACTGGCCGGCACTAAGGAAATTTTTCAAGTCACTCAAAGGTGACACCACTTCGGGCTCCCCGGCCTCGGCGATCATGGCCAGGGTGGGCTCATAGGCAATCCCGCCCGCCGCCATCTCCTGAAAGCTGAAGTTGGCGGCGCTGAAGGCATTGGAGACACCTACCAGCGACTCTCCGCCCCCGCCCGCCGCGGCTGGCGTAGCACCGCCGCCGAACAGGTTCCCGCCCCCCATGGCCCCGCTAAGGCTGTTGAGCAGCCACTTGACGGCGCTGGTCAAGGCGGTCCCCAGGGCGTCGAACCCCGGCTTCAGGGCGCTCATCATGATGCTGTTGAACATCTCAATCAGGGTGTTACCGATATCTACGGTGCCCTGGCGGATGCCGTTGATGATGTTGGACACCCCGGAGGAAAACTCGCCAGCAATGCTGTTCATGGTCTGGCCGTACTTCACGTCGAACTGCTTGGCGCCCAGGTTGGCGTCCAGGGCCGTCAACTCTTCCGGGGTGGCGCCCCGCCTCATGGCCTCCTGCTTGGCCCGCTGCCATTCCAGCACCAGACGTTGCAGCTTCGCTTCCTGGTCCGTGATCTGCCCTAAGAGTTGTGAAGTCTCGAGGTTCAGATCCTCGGTTTTCTGTATGGATTGTTGCCGGGCTTCCACCTGGCGCTTCAGTTCATCGGTGACCCGCTTTTCGCCTTCCAACCGGGCCTGGGCCGCTTCCGTGTCCAACTTGGCCAGGGTCTTCTTGTTCTCGGCCGCCAGCTTCTGCCGGGCGATCTCCTGGGCCGCGGGGCTCAACTTCTCATCGGCCTCCAGTTCAGTCAGGGCCTCTTGATACGCCTTCTCCTGAGCACTCTTTTTCTGGGCGATCATGGCCAGGGCCGCGGTGGTTTCTGCTTGCTGCAACTCCTGGAGGCGCAGGTAATAGGTCTGGCCGTCGATCAGGTCATCGGACAGGCTCTTGTCAATCTCACTCCGCTTCTTATCATTGGTGGACTTAAGCAGGTCTAAAGAGTTCTGGGCGTCGGCCAGTTCGGCCTCCCGCTTGACCTTGAGCATGGCGAGCATGGGAGCCAGGAGGTTGTCGGTGGCTTCCTTGGCACCCTTTTTATCCTTATCTCCCCCTCCGGCATATTTCTTGGCATCATCCAAGGCCTTCTGGTGAGCTGCCTTGGCTTCGGCCAGGGCGGTATCGGGAGTTGTGGCCCAGGCGGCTAAATAATCCTGTACCTGGCCGGTTTTACCCGATTCCTTCAAGTCCTCCATCGTCATCCGTCCCCGGAGGTTTGCCGGGACATCAGAAACTTCTTGCTGATTTTCTATCAAAGCTGCTTGCTGATTGTGGAGCCACTCAGCATAATTATTAGCTTGCTCAATACTTTTAAATTTTCCTAAAAATTGGCCAGTATTATGATAATAATCAATGGCTTCTTGGTCATTCATTATTCGTGCATCATTACTGACGGTAGGAATCAGAACTTCCAGGTCTTCTTCATTAAATGACATTGAACGGACGGTGCTGATAGAACCATCTGGATTTTTTACTTGCGGTCTGTGATAAATGTCTATATTCCCTGGTACTTCACTCGGAGGAGAAGAAGTAGCTTGTGAAGCCGTCGGCACTTGCCAGGGCCACATGAAACCGGGGCGCTCAGTACCCGGAAGGGTAGCCCGCTTTTGAATATCGCTTATAGCGTCATAAGCTGCCTTGAGTCCAAATAGGGTTACTATGATGGCAATGGTCCAGGGGTTGGCCGTAAGGCCGAGGAGCCAGGTCTGAAGGCCACTGGCTGTCGTCGCCGCCGCGGTCATGGCTACCGAGGCGCCCTTCAGGGCAGTAGTCAGGGCTATGATCCAACCCGCCGCCTTATTGGCTATATAAATTTCCGCCAAGGTTTTGAGCAGGTTCTTATTTTCAGCAATAAAGGCCCCAATATCGCGGATGCCTGTGGCCAACCACTTCACCCATTCGGCCCCGGCCTTCCCCCATTCTGCCAGCCGCTCCTTGTTGGCTTTGGCCCAGGCTTCGAGGTCTTTATAGCCCCGGGTCATTTCTTGAACGAAACCCATCATGGCCGGTTGGAAAATCGGCCAGAGGGCGTCCTTAGCTTCTTCGGCATAGCGGGCCATCGAATTCAACTGCTTGCCCACCGTCTCCATCTCCGCTTTATAAGCCCCCGCTGAGCGCTGCCCCGCATCCAGGGAGGCATTAAGCACCTTCATGGAACGGGTTAGCGGATCAAGGCTGTCCGCTGATTTACCCAGGACTGTTGACAAGAGGCCGATATTAAGCAGATATTTGCGGAGAATTTCCGGTTGCTGTGTAACGATGCCGGTCAGGATGTCGTTAAAGGCTTCGGAGGTATTCTTGCCTACCAGGGCCGCTTGGTTGCGGGCCACATCCGCCAACTGCTCAATTTTCTCCAATGGCATGCCGGAAACCACGAAGCGAGTGACAGCATTCATGGCCTCCTGAGTAGTAATGCCGAGCTTTTTGAGTTGTCCCACATAGTAATCCAGAGACCCCTTGGACATTCCGGCATTTTTACCGACAAGTTCCATGCCCACGGCCAGGGTCTCGGTCCTGGCCCCCACCATGGCGGCGTCCTTAGCGAAATCCCGGAGGGCGGTGACCACCTCATAGATACCGACCGCCACTCCAGCGAATGCAAAGGCCTTCTTGACCGACTCGCCCACGCCCTGGGCCATGGTTTTGAAGCTCTGCATTTCAGAGCGGCCCTGGGCCAGATCCCTTTTCAGGTCGGACAGGTCCAGGACGATCTTGCTGAGCAACAGAGCGAGTTCGGTTTGATCGGCCATCTTATTTCCCCTTCACGGGCATCCCGCTAAGAAAGGCTATGGCATCGGGAGAGAGGGTGGATTGCCGACCAGTTTTTTTTGCCGTCCCGACTGCCGGCTTCCCGTCCAGTGCCATGAGCCAGTTTTCCAATATCTTCCCCTCACCTTTCCCCAGGGCCAAGTCCAGGGCGTTCATGACGGCAACTGAGAAACCCAGGACCTGTACCTTAAGTTCTTCCTTTTGGTTCTTCAAAACCGCCCGGTAATACTGCAACACCAAATCTATCGGGTACTCGTGGAGCAAGGCCTGGTGGTCATGGCCATGGTCGACCAGGACCGCCAGCGCCCGGGTGAACTCTAAGCCGCCCTGACCATCGCTTTGAACTGGCCCATGATCAGGGGCAAGGAGTTTTTTATTCGTTCGATGTTCTGGACGATGATGGTGAGACCGATTGTCGCGGCCTGGTCGAACGCCATATCGTCAACTTCTGTTTCCGGAATATCCAGGGTGGCCGCAATCAAACCGGACATGACCGGCAAGATGCCTTCAATGATTTCCGCCCCCTTGTCCAGCAAGACCTCCTGGGCGTTCTCCGGAGTCATATCCAGGCTTTTGAGGACCGGAATAAGCCCGATCAGAGCCGGATAGACCTTCTTGAAGCGCCCGAACGACCAAGGCTTGA contains the following coding sequences:
- a CDS encoding NlpC/P60 family protein, with the protein product MKLIDFIRRATEPTGVPFKDQGRDFTGWDCWGLVVKAYRDCFEIALPGYEHISALSSQEAGELFQEHARSWEPILEGQERPGDVILLRHGHWPCHVGLIIKPGSMLHCDLDIDTCVAPYNSGLWKTRVIGRYRHIELARHN
- a CDS encoding DUF1833 family protein, yielding MSRDVSLAFIAAVNAQETAEAFIVLVTIREASLPNPIYLNTSGANVVSRGHIFLACPLQVTLGEDSDERLPQPKLVMDNIDRLVVAAIREAGAAGTAPVVDLELVKASDPDLVEVACTDFEMREITYNALTIEADLTLEGLFQEPACGYSFCPSYFPGLF